The following coding sequences lie in one Chelonia mydas isolate rCheMyd1 chromosome 6, rCheMyd1.pri.v2, whole genome shotgun sequence genomic window:
- the CLN3 gene encoding battenin — MLFELLYFRDSALTHAQQYRWYQMLYQAGVFVSRSSLRCVQIRHIWVLALLQCLNMVFLLAAVYFMFLPSIYLVFALVLYEGLLGGAGYVNTFHNISLESPPEEREFAMGVGCVADTLGISLAGAAAFPAHDYFCRLP; from the exons ATGTTG TTTGAGCTGCTGTACTTCCGGGACTCAGCTCTGACGCACGCTCAGCAATATCGctg GTACCAGATGCTCTACCAGGCTGGGGTGTTTGTATCCCGGTCCTCCCTGCGCTGCGTCCAGATCCGCCACATCTGGGTCCTCGCCCTGCTGCAG TGCCTGAACATGGTGTTCCTCCTGGCCGCGGTGTACTTTATGTTCCTGCCTAGCATCTACCTGGTCTTCGCCCTGGTCCTGTacgaggggctgctggggggtgctggCTACGTGAACACCTTCCACAACATCAGCCTGGAG AGCCCGCCGGAGGAGCGGGAGTTCGCCATGGGCGTGGGCTGTGTGGCCGACACCCTGGGCATCTCGCTGGCTGGAGCCGCCGCGTTCCCCGCCCACGACTACTTCTGCCGCCTGCCCTGA